One part of the Mariniblastus fucicola genome encodes these proteins:
- a CDS encoding bifunctional serine/threonine-protein kinase/formylglycine-generating enzyme family protein: MNLKFSDFDFDCLRSWASEFLQLELDEKKSRQGSNHKRDSELGLNESKLNSLHECFECLALLDRVFPNESKAQESEQAILLIGEVVNDRYEISELIGRGGFGFVFKTRDLKLERSVALKVFNFTARSLASRDQKSLAMSEARTVAKLKHPNIVRVFDVGSTDKIPIFMVSELIDGQDLKSRVSREPLDIRTAVSIIAAIANALDYAHSQSLVHRDVKPANILIDKDGVPHLADFGLAVETSKWVRKAGTPYYMSPEQLNQNRHRIDPRSDIYSLGVTLYELLAGAKPFPSDSQSDLADRVCRGDFLPLSLLVEDFPLELERIQTKAMSLRQSDRYSTAAEMAIDLLDFLEGMDSQSKPNREPDRSNLVKIVPQGLRPFSSDDADFFLQLLPGVRDKAGMPRSIRFWKSKIEDAAFEVGVLFGPSGSGKSSFAKAGMLPSLDRSVHPVYVEATANDTAVRALNQLRNQVALPKEIDSLAKAIQYLCNDPEIQNSSGRFLIILDQFEQWLHERNRYQDSDLFAALEKCDGKTVMAMLMIRDDYWMDLNRLMSQLDIPIAEGKNSAAVDLFNLDHARYVLRLFGQANGDLPETDSLNVDHLQFIDRAIEELQTDNRVICVRLALFSQMMRGRKWSPETLQSMAGSSGVGVQFFEETFGERSTRSTYRSVAESAKSVLSVLLPNAGSQIKGTSKSAAELRLLTGLKESSVDELLLTLDQQLRLITPVQVDQLNHSDDSETGSVIQYQLAHDFLVPVLREWLFRKKRESPSGRAELCLEERDSLWKTDSSSRFLPSLSETIAINRLTHPKSWSPSQRTMMKSANRYYSIRGLTITGLMIAAMTAFFLVRSSFNQRQFATEAKGKVEALLSANPSDVPGLIEELAAYNKQSQPLLSDHFQSQTDQQKKLHAALGLQDADPQVVAFLQQRCLDATPEYAGLIRRRDEIFDPKFEEKLWSTIRQGSDLQILLSASALAHSSPDDENWKRYFRPVTAALVKQNPLNVIKWMELLQPVRKGIAKTLADRILSDSSEFTQPEYQVAQSVLQELAIDDPALLFRLLKQSDITSLPGFAEAFLSHGEAALEMVAEEIANYDTSQQLTGDNKTSETQRRSNVCLLAIKLGRLESVIPYLRNTIDNSVQTEIIHGVGEVAVEAEVFLNQLTLEDNSEVRASLLMCVGELFDQLTAAQKQTVLKLAIDWYEHDLDPGVHGACYWLIANQSQHPELIQQLRTIDSQLGTGQQEAGRQWYVSRSGLHKFAVIDSPPEFWMGSTTETAPNRDTDELRRKRLIPRSYAIGQFEVNVEQFGEFWRQRPNLREFYSYPETIYGEENNANVATRINWFMAAEYCNWLSEQEGIPEHQWCFPKDIDRMKGFVIPDDYLERTGYRLLSETEWEYACRNGALTTRFFGHRLERLVHYCWFPQNSGYHEHAPGQLKPNSLGLFDLYGNVREWTANGQPTETSPATVPAAMGYEDKLFFHSANDGETFILRGGGFDASSRYIRSGYRDGYTPDAGDVAHGFRIGRTMPPADSTQSRSPSE; encoded by the coding sequence TTGAATCTCAAGTTCAGTGACTTTGATTTTGATTGCCTTCGTTCGTGGGCATCCGAATTCCTGCAGCTCGAACTGGACGAAAAGAAATCAAGGCAAGGCTCGAACCACAAGCGCGATTCGGAGTTGGGTCTGAACGAATCGAAATTGAACTCGTTGCACGAATGCTTTGAGTGCCTCGCGTTGCTGGATCGAGTATTTCCCAACGAAAGCAAGGCTCAGGAAAGCGAGCAAGCGATTTTATTGATCGGCGAAGTCGTTAACGATCGATACGAGATCTCAGAGCTGATCGGACGCGGCGGATTCGGTTTTGTATTCAAAACTCGCGATCTGAAACTTGAGCGAAGCGTTGCGTTAAAAGTTTTCAATTTCACAGCCCGCTCGTTGGCAAGTCGTGACCAAAAGTCATTGGCGATGTCCGAAGCCAGAACGGTTGCCAAACTGAAGCATCCAAACATCGTTCGCGTCTTCGATGTTGGATCGACAGACAAGATTCCAATTTTCATGGTTTCCGAACTGATTGACGGGCAAGACCTGAAGTCTCGTGTCTCACGTGAGCCACTCGACATTCGGACGGCGGTCTCAATCATCGCTGCGATTGCGAATGCTCTTGATTATGCCCATTCGCAGTCTCTCGTTCATCGCGACGTGAAACCAGCCAATATCCTGATCGACAAGGATGGCGTTCCGCATTTGGCGGATTTTGGATTGGCGGTGGAGACGTCAAAGTGGGTTCGCAAAGCGGGCACTCCGTACTACATGTCGCCTGAACAGCTGAATCAAAACAGGCATCGGATCGATCCGCGAAGCGACATCTACAGCCTGGGAGTGACGCTTTACGAGTTGCTCGCCGGAGCAAAACCATTTCCATCTGACTCGCAATCAGATCTGGCAGATCGAGTTTGCAGAGGCGACTTTTTGCCATTGAGTTTGTTGGTCGAAGACTTTCCGCTGGAACTGGAGCGTATCCAGACGAAGGCCATGTCGCTGCGACAATCAGATCGATATTCGACGGCCGCAGAGATGGCGATCGACTTGCTTGACTTTCTTGAAGGGATGGACTCCCAATCAAAACCAAACCGCGAACCAGATCGTTCGAATCTGGTGAAAATCGTGCCGCAGGGATTGCGCCCGTTTTCGAGCGACGACGCCGACTTCTTTCTGCAGTTGCTACCGGGTGTGCGCGACAAAGCCGGGATGCCTCGTAGCATCCGGTTCTGGAAATCGAAAATCGAAGACGCCGCGTTCGAGGTTGGCGTTCTGTTTGGTCCGTCAGGAAGCGGTAAGTCGTCGTTCGCCAAAGCTGGAATGCTTCCTTCACTGGACCGGTCCGTCCACCCGGTCTATGTCGAAGCGACAGCCAACGACACTGCAGTCCGCGCCCTGAATCAATTGCGAAATCAGGTCGCGTTACCCAAAGAAATTGACTCACTCGCCAAAGCAATCCAATATCTGTGCAACGATCCCGAGATTCAAAACAGCAGCGGACGCTTCCTGATCATTCTGGATCAGTTCGAGCAGTGGCTGCACGAACGCAACCGGTATCAGGATTCAGATCTTTTCGCAGCGTTGGAAAAATGCGACGGGAAGACCGTTATGGCGATGCTGATGATCCGCGATGACTACTGGATGGACTTGAATCGCCTGATGTCGCAGTTGGACATCCCGATTGCGGAAGGCAAAAACTCGGCCGCGGTCGATCTGTTCAATCTCGATCACGCACGCTACGTGTTAAGGCTATTCGGCCAAGCCAACGGCGATTTGCCAGAAACCGATTCACTCAACGTGGATCACCTGCAGTTTATTGATCGGGCGATCGAGGAATTGCAAACCGACAACCGGGTGATTTGCGTTCGACTGGCTTTGTTCTCACAGATGATGAGAGGCAGAAAATGGTCGCCGGAAACGCTTCAATCGATGGCTGGGAGTTCCGGAGTTGGCGTTCAATTTTTCGAAGAAACTTTTGGTGAACGATCAACGCGTTCGACGTATCGCAGCGTTGCTGAATCTGCGAAAAGCGTTTTGTCGGTGCTGTTGCCCAATGCGGGCAGCCAGATCAAAGGCACTTCAAAATCGGCGGCAGAACTCCGGTTGCTGACAGGGCTGAAAGAGTCTTCCGTCGATGAGCTTTTGCTCACGCTGGACCAGCAACTGAGACTGATCACTCCTGTGCAGGTGGATCAACTAAACCATTCGGACGATTCGGAAACGGGCTCCGTAATTCAATATCAATTGGCCCACGACTTCCTTGTTCCTGTTTTACGCGAGTGGCTGTTTCGCAAGAAGAGGGAGTCACCTTCGGGCCGAGCTGAACTGTGCCTCGAAGAACGCGATTCACTTTGGAAGACTGATTCCAGCAGTCGATTTTTGCCCTCGCTATCTGAAACGATCGCGATCAATCGGCTGACGCATCCTAAATCATGGTCGCCAAGCCAGCGCACGATGATGAAATCGGCAAACCGCTACTATTCGATCCGCGGGCTGACGATCACTGGTCTGATGATTGCCGCAATGACAGCTTTTTTCCTGGTCCGATCCAGCTTCAATCAGCGGCAGTTTGCGACCGAAGCGAAGGGCAAGGTCGAGGCGTTGCTAAGTGCGAACCCTTCCGACGTGCCTGGGCTGATCGAAGAACTTGCGGCCTACAACAAACAGTCACAGCCTCTTTTGAGCGATCATTTTCAGTCTCAGACGGACCAACAGAAGAAACTCCATGCCGCACTTGGCCTACAGGACGCTGACCCGCAAGTCGTCGCTTTTCTGCAACAGCGATGCCTGGATGCGACGCCGGAATATGCTGGCTTGATCCGACGACGCGACGAAATTTTTGATCCGAAGTTCGAGGAAAAATTGTGGAGCACGATTCGCCAGGGCAGCGACCTTCAGATTCTCCTCTCAGCAAGTGCTTTGGCTCATTCGTCGCCCGATGATGAAAACTGGAAACGCTATTTCCGACCGGTTACTGCGGCGTTGGTCAAGCAGAATCCGCTCAACGTGATCAAGTGGATGGAGTTGCTGCAGCCAGTTCGAAAAGGGATTGCAAAAACTCTGGCCGATCGCATCCTTTCGGATTCTTCCGAGTTTACGCAACCTGAATATCAGGTCGCGCAATCGGTGCTGCAAGAGCTTGCAATTGACGACCCGGCACTCCTGTTCCGGTTGCTAAAACAGAGCGACATCACGAGCCTCCCTGGCTTTGCCGAGGCCTTTCTGTCACACGGCGAGGCGGCACTGGAAATGGTCGCTGAGGAAATTGCCAACTACGACACGAGTCAGCAATTGACTGGCGACAACAAAACTTCAGAAACGCAACGACGCAGCAACGTGTGCCTGTTGGCGATAAAACTGGGGCGGCTTGAATCCGTCATTCCCTACCTGCGCAACACGATCGACAATAGTGTTCAAACAGAAATCATCCATGGTGTTGGCGAGGTCGCTGTCGAAGCAGAGGTTTTCCTGAATCAGCTGACACTGGAAGACAACTCGGAAGTTCGAGCCTCGCTGTTGATGTGCGTCGGTGAGCTGTTTGATCAACTTACAGCCGCCCAGAAGCAAACCGTTTTGAAACTGGCGATTGACTGGTACGAGCACGATCTCGACCCGGGAGTGCACGGAGCCTGTTATTGGCTGATTGCGAACCAATCGCAGCACCCCGAACTGATTCAGCAACTTCGTACGATTGATTCACAACTTGGAACAGGACAACAGGAGGCTGGCCGGCAATGGTACGTCAGTCGAAGTGGCTTGCACAAGTTCGCGGTGATTGATTCGCCGCCAGAGTTCTGGATGGGAAGCACAACCGAAACGGCACCCAACCGGGACACTGACGAGCTTCGTCGTAAGCGATTGATTCCCAGGTCGTACGCGATTGGCCAATTCGAAGTCAACGTCGAGCAGTTCGGCGAGTTCTGGCGTCAGCGGCCAAACTTGCGAGAGTTTTACAGTTATCCAGAGACGATTTACGGCGAAGAAAACAATGCCAACGTGGCAACTCGGATCAACTGGTTTATGGCGGCCGAGTATTGCAATTGGTTAAGTGAGCAGGAAGGCATCCCGGAGCATCAGTGGTGTTTTCCTAAAGACATTGATCGCATGAAGGGCTTCGTCATACCGGACGACTACCTGGAACGCACGGGCTATCGGCTGCTTTCGGAAACTGAATGGGAGTACGCGTGTCGAAACGGGGCTTTGACGACGCGGTTTTTCGGGCACCGACTTGAACGGCTGGTGCACTATTGCTGGTTTCCGCAAAACTCGGGCTACCACGAACATGCGCCCGGCCAGCTGAAACCAAACAGTCTGGGGTTGTTCGACCTTTATGGCAACGTCCGTGAGTGGACGGCAAACGGACAGCCAACTGAAACGTCACCGGCGACTGTTCCTGCAGCAATGGGCTACGAGGACAAACTTTTCTTTCACTCGGCGAACGATGGAGAGACATTCATTCTTCGCGGCGGCGGTTTCGATGCTTCCAGCCGCTATATTCGCTCGGGATACAGGGATGGCTACACGCCCGACGCCGGCGATGTTGCTCACGGCTTTAGAATCGGCCGCACGATGCCGCCGGCCGATTCAACACAATCACGCAGCCCGAGCGAGTGA
- a CDS encoding ureidoglycolate lyase → MNTELTDYLNPMIPAGIEHKKIKTVIAGSASLAGYGQLVGEDYDSFPIEIVRWPAQGWRKVDEDCGDEGGTTEGTFYSSWQGDVLMGSNAAVGGNYVLGYNCAPESADENTDRVPEKALLWHANYHPDGGQLFYPLDHKPFVVPLALPGDDVQPTDFVNFWFDGSQGLYIHPNIWHEGVFTTEGSQRFFDRQGAVHARVSINFPEEFQCLLQADLVKPTV, encoded by the coding sequence ATGAACACTGAGCTGACTGACTATCTCAACCCGATGATTCCAGCAGGAATTGAACACAAAAAAATCAAAACGGTAATCGCTGGCAGTGCGTCGCTTGCAGGATACGGCCAGCTCGTTGGAGAAGATTACGATTCTTTCCCAATCGAGATCGTTCGCTGGCCTGCTCAGGGCTGGCGGAAAGTCGACGAAGATTGCGGCGATGAAGGAGGAACGACCGAAGGCACTTTTTACAGTTCCTGGCAAGGCGACGTCCTGATGGGGTCCAATGCGGCCGTCGGTGGCAACTATGTACTGGGCTATAACTGTGCGCCGGAGTCGGCTGACGAAAACACCGACCGCGTGCCTGAGAAAGCTCTGTTGTGGCACGCCAACTATCACCCTGACGGCGGCCAACTGTTCTATCCTTTGGATCACAAACCGTTTGTTGTCCCTCTGGCACTGCCGGGCGACGATGTGCAACCGACGGACTTTGTAAACTTCTGGTTTGACGGAAGCCAAGGGCTCTACATTCACCCAAACATCTGGCACGAAGGCGTCTTCACGACTGAAGGCAGCCAGAGATTCTTTGATCGACAGGGCGCCGTGCATGCGCGAGTTTCGATCAACTTTCCCGAAGAATTCCAGTGTCTACTACAAGCCGATCTTGTAAAACCGACAGTGTAA
- a CDS encoding alkaline phosphatase family protein, translating to MLYRKSILLLLSFVSLSVFADAATAQLKPVENVILITLDGLRWQELFGGAEKGLIDKEIGKVEDPKLTISRFFDDDPERRRELLMPYFWNSIAKRGQVFGDPSHQSRVTVENGKFFSYPGYSEILTGFADETIDSNDKVNNKNVTVLEYIHQMPEFRGRVAAFCSWDVFPFIINSKRSGIPVNAGWQTLEHFENDSEKETYRLLAKQLPRYWHGVRYDAFTFRGAVEYLKVRKPRVLYLALGETDDWAHAGRYDLYLESARTSDDLLRQLEELTQSIPQYRDNTAFVLTTDHGRGDGREGWKSHGSDLAGSDQIWIAVWGPNVPAKGIVQDVTASQGQVAATVAKLLGLDFTASNERVSEALKLE from the coding sequence ATGCTGTATCGCAAATCGATCTTGTTGCTGCTCTCGTTTGTTTCGCTATCCGTTTTTGCCGACGCCGCCACGGCTCAACTGAAACCCGTTGAGAACGTCATTCTGATCACACTGGACGGACTGCGTTGGCAAGAACTTTTCGGCGGTGCAGAGAAGGGTCTGATCGACAAGGAGATTGGCAAAGTCGAAGATCCAAAACTGACAATCTCTCGATTCTTCGATGACGATCCGGAGCGACGGCGAGAACTTCTGATGCCGTACTTTTGGAACTCGATCGCCAAAAGAGGTCAGGTTTTTGGCGACCCGTCACACCAATCGCGGGTGACCGTCGAAAACGGAAAGTTCTTCTCCTATCCGGGCTACAGCGAGATCCTGACGGGGTTCGCAGACGAGACGATTGACTCGAATGACAAAGTCAACAACAAGAACGTAACGGTACTGGAATATATTCACCAGATGCCAGAGTTTCGTGGCAGAGTCGCTGCGTTTTGCTCATGGGATGTATTCCCTTTCATCATCAACAGCAAGCGAAGTGGCATTCCGGTCAACGCCGGTTGGCAAACGCTCGAGCATTTCGAAAACGATTCGGAAAAGGAAACTTACCGACTGCTCGCCAAACAGTTACCGCGATATTGGCATGGCGTACGATACGATGCTTTCACGTTTCGAGGGGCGGTCGAGTATTTGAAGGTTCGAAAACCGCGGGTGCTCTATTTGGCATTGGGTGAAACCGACGACTGGGCTCACGCGGGGCGATACGACCTCTATCTGGAGTCCGCCAGGACAAGCGATGATTTGCTTCGACAGCTCGAAGAACTGACTCAGTCGATTCCACAGTATCGAGACAACACGGCGTTCGTTTTGACGACCGACCATGGTCGCGGTGATGGACGAGAGGGCTGGAAGAGCCACGGTTCTGATCTGGCTGGCTCGGATCAAATCTGGATCGCTGTCTGGGGACCAAACGTTCCAGCAAAAGGAATCGTGCAAGACGTTACCGCATCACAAGGTCAGGTCGCCGCAACCGTTGCGAAATTGTTGGGGCTGGATTTTACAGCGTCGAACGAGCGAGTTTCGGAAGCGTTGAAACTGGAATAG
- a CDS encoding PEP-CTERM sorting domain-containing protein produces MKKLFLAFAILIFASSTSHADFFIGTDLADAQSGGELTLDLGSTSTLEIWTLGETGQNIRGVSFNLISNVMGIVNSSNLEIDALADRWPVNNLGDDFDDPTAGSDTGVLVNDAGLATLGSFLGTGITFEDAPIRLGTIDITADQVGAVSIDFSEGSNGVIDAAGPVTGFVTGSRSVSVVSAVPEPSSIAVLALVGGIAGLRRRRS; encoded by the coding sequence ATGAAAAAATTGTTTTTGGCATTCGCGATTTTGATCTTCGCATCCTCAACCAGTCACGCTGATTTCTTCATCGGCACCGATCTGGCAGATGCTCAATCTGGCGGCGAATTGACTTTGGATCTGGGATCGACCTCGACTCTTGAGATTTGGACTCTCGGCGAAACAGGTCAGAACATCCGTGGCGTTTCGTTCAACCTGATTTCAAACGTTATGGGGATCGTGAACTCAAGCAACCTCGAAATCGACGCGCTCGCTGATCGCTGGCCCGTCAACAATCTTGGCGACGACTTTGACGATCCAACGGCTGGATCAGATACGGGAGTACTGGTCAACGATGCAGGTCTGGCGACGCTTGGTTCTTTCCTCGGAACAGGCATCACGTTCGAAGACGCACCAATTCGACTTGGTACGATCGACATCACTGCCGATCAGGTTGGTGCCGTCAGCATCGATTTCAGCGAAGGTTCAAACGGAGTCATCGACGCAGCCGGTCCAGTTACCGGTTTCGTGACTGGTAGTCGTTCCGTAAGCGTTGTGTCTGCTGTTCCTGAGCCAAGCTCGATTGCAGTGCTGGCTCTCGTTGGCGGAATCGCTGGCTTGCGACGTCGTCGTAGCTAG